tcgagcctcatgctatcgctgtatctatcgatgatttctgtgttgtttgttaagatttctctggtgatggtctggttgtgggaagagattatacgttccttaatggagccctgttgcttatgcattgttaatcgcctggaaagagatgttgttgtcttgcctatatactgggttttttggagcttacagtccccaagagggcatttgaaggcatagacgacgttagtctcctttaaggcgttctggtttgtgtctggagagttttttatGAGTAGGTTGgtggtttttttggttttatagtaaatcgtcaattgtatcttctgatactTCATATGggcatcgcgtcagactagaaataaaaatgaattttggagaattgatttttcaattaccatcaacagagtgaagaaaaataagaaatattgagaaaattcgtgtttgaattcttaatcttacctttttggtcatatttaaccacacactcacacacccacacacacacacacacacacacacacacacacacacacacacacacacacttcttcaggagtcagagaaggaaaaagacttgggggttgatatcacgccagacctgtctcctgtagcacatatcaagcgaataacatcagcggcatatgccaggctggccaacatacgaacggcattcagaaacttgtgtaaagaatcatttaaaactctgtataccacatatgtcaggccaatcctggagtatgcagccccagcatggagtccatatctaatcaaggataagactaaactggaaaaagttcaaaggtttgccaccagactagtacccgagctgagaggtatgagctacgaggagagactacgggaattaaacctcacttcgctggaagacagaagagttaggggggacatgatcaccacattcaagattctgaagggaattgatagggtagataaagacagtctatttagcacaaggggaacacgtacaaggggacacaggtggaaactgagtgcccaaatgagccacagagatattagaaagaacttttttagtgtcagagtggtggacaaatggaatgcactaggaagagatgtggtggaggctgactccatacacagtttcaagtgtagatatgatagagcccaataggctcaggaatctgtacacctgttgaatggcggttgagaggcgggaccaaagagccagagctcaaccctcgcaaacacaactaggtgagtacacacacacacacacacacacacacacacatatatatatatatatatatatatatatatatatatatatatatatatatatatatatatatatatatatatatatatatatatatatatatatatatatatatatataatgtctgtatgtgagtgtgtgtgttcgcgtaaatcatgaaaattaacacgtgaagaaaaatgtgacagtgtcagaccacggaggaagaattgaaacaggaatttccttaagtactttcgtatattaaggaATGCTTTACAAGTCTATAACTTTGGACATATatatgcaggagagagagagagagagagagagagagagagagagagagagagagagagagagagagagagagagagacctgaacccgtctgttataatttttttttttttttttttatatatacaagagttgttacattcttgtacagccactagaacgcgtagcgtttcgggcaggtccctggaatacgatccccgccgcgatgaatcgtttttttcatccaagtacacattttactgttgcgttaaaggctacagttaaggatttgcgcccagtaaatcctccctggccaggatacgaacccatgacatagcgctcgcggaacgccaggcgagtgtcttaccactacaccacggagactgattaaTCATCTTCTCTGCCGTGACCATAAATGTCGTAACGTGACCTCTCTTGACCTACATTGCCATGTTTCCATTTATTTTGACCTCCAAAGTCGGGATCTTATCTCTCTTAACTTCTTCTGCCCTTGCCTGCTTTGTtctgacctcctctggcttgacttCCTCTGGCTTGATCACTTCTGGCTTGATCActtctggcttgacctcctctagcttgacctcctctggcttgacttCCTCtagcttgacctcctctggcttgacctttTGCTTGatctcctctggcttgacctcccctggcttgacctcctctggcttgacctcctctggcttgacctcctctggcttgacctcctctggcttgacctccccTGGCTTGACCTCcccctggcttgacctcctctggcttgacttCTTCTGGCTTGACCTCATCATTATAGGTAACAGTTCTACTGAGATAGCTGCACCTGTTGGTTGTAATTTCGCAAGAAGGATGCATATTACTGAGGCAGTGAGAGCTCTCTCTCAGCTACTTTCCAGTGTGAAAATCCGCACTTATCTTCCTGTAAAATCACGCAGAAAACGTTACAAACTGTCTACTTGACGCGCATGTCGGCAAGTTCCTATGGCTGATCCTGGCATCCTTCAGTGATGTTAACTTTCACTTACCACTGGTTGTGCACGCTTGCACTGACC
The sequence above is a segment of the Procambarus clarkii isolate CNS0578487 chromosome 44, FALCON_Pclarkii_2.0, whole genome shotgun sequence genome. Coding sequences within it:
- the LOC138350231 gene encoding rhoptry surface protein CERLI2-like: MRSSQKKSSQRRSSQGEVKPGEVKPEEVKPEEVKPEEVKPEEVKPGEVKPEEIKQKVKPEEVKLEEVKPEEVKLEEVKPEVIKPEVIKPEEVKPEEVRTKQARAEEVKRDKIPTLEVKINGNMAM